The nucleotide window CGTCACGCTCGCGGCGATGAAAGCCGAGAAGGACGCGGAGGGCAAGTCCGCCGAGGGCGCGGTGATGGCCTCGGACGCCTTCTTCCCGTTCCCGGACGCGATCGAGGAGGCGGCCGACGCGGGGATCGAGGCCGTGATCCAGCCCGGCGGCTCCGTCAACGACGAGGACGTGATCGCCGCCGCCGACGAGCGCGACATGGCGATGGCGTTCACCGGGACGCGTTGCTTCCGGCACGACTGACGGGCGCTGTCGCGTCCGTCGACCTCGCCGGCGGCGGTTTACACCGACCGGCCGCCGTCGGGATACCACACCCCCTGACCCGGGGTGTGGTGGTGCCACAGGTCGTCCTCGCGGATGAGCCGCTGATCCCGCCACCGGAACCGGGCGTTGCCCACGTACGAGAACGGATCGGGCGTCTCCGCCGCCGTCACGAGCGAGCGCTGACAGGCAGTGAACTCCGGACGCACCCCGTCGCCCGCCTGCGTGAATCGATGGTCGACGGTGTCGCCGGTCTCCTCCGCAACACGCCGGACCGCCAGCCCTCCGGTCTCGCTCGCCGGCGGGGCGGTCGCGCGCAAGCGGTCGTCAAACGAGGCCACGAGCCGCACCTGATCGGCGTCGTACGCCCCGTCGCCGCCGCGTATCGTCCCCCGCAGTTCGAGTTCGACGTGGGTCCCGTCCGCGTCGCTGACAACTCGAACCGCGTCCCGACGGGTGAATGCGGCCACGTCGTTGCGACCGTGGACGTACGAGGGGCCGAGCGTCCTCGCCTCCTCGTCGAACCCGGGCGGGCGGTCCGACAGCTCCGCGTCGACCGCGCACGCGGTTCGCGGCGGATTCAGCACGGTGTCGACCGCTCCGGCGAGGCCGCCCGGGACCTCGATCCCCTCGAACACGTGCGTGACCAGCCCGTCTTCGGACGGGACGGCGGCCGCGACGCGCGTATCTGACCCCCAACCGTCGCTGGCGAAGCCGTACGGCCGACCGTCGGCCGCACAGAGGTCCATGGGAAGCACCTGTGCGTTGCGGCCGACGACCACCACCGGAGTCGACTCCCGAAGCGCAGTCCCCGGCTCCAGTCGGTCGAACCCGTCGGACGGGAACAGCGCGACGCGTGCGGCCGCGGGGTCATCGACGGTCTGCGGGTCGGCACCGTCCGGGAGCGGAACGCCGTCGGCGACGTAGAGCGGACCTACGCTGAACTCGTTCGGACCGGTCTGTGATGTCAAGTTTCCGAGCCGGGCGCTACAGCCGGCGAGACCGCCGGCGAATCCGGTACCGACTGCCGCGAGGAGGGCGCGACGAGAGCGGGAGGGCATACGGAACTCGGGACACGACCGCGACAAATCAGTTTTGTGGTTGGATCCGCGATCACCGTTTCTGACGCCCGGAATCGGCCGAAAGCACCCTATTCGCGCGAATCTCTCTGTCGGCGTCGTCCGATCCGACTCTCGTTCGATTGAAACGATAACCCCACGCGGACCGCCGGATCTGCGGGCCTTTTGTCTCGGGACGCACTGAGGCCGAGCCGAGACGACCGTGGCGCAGTTCGGCAACTCGGTACGGCTGCTCGGGGACCGGGAGTTCGCGGCGCTCGCCGGGACCGCGTTCGCGCGCAGTCAGGCGTACTCGACGATCCTCATCGCCCTCGCGCTGTACGCGGATCTGTTCGGCACTACCGGGTTCGTCGAGGGACTCTTTGGCACCGCCTTCGCGGTCGTCCAACTCGTCATCGTCCTCCCGCTCGGCCGGTGGGTCGACACCGGGAACGCGAAGCGGTGGCTGCTCGGCGGCTTTCTGGTCAACGTCGCCGTCTTCGTCGGGTTCGCCTTGGTCGACAGCTCGGTCCACGTGATCCTCGTGCGGATGGTCCAGGGGCTCGGCGCGAGCGTCCTCTGGATCACGGGCGCGACGGTGATCGGCGAGATCAGCCCGGACGACGAGCGGGGGCGCTGGCTCGGCTCGTACAACCAGTTCGCCTCCTTCTCGTCGCTCGCGGGCGACCTCGTCGGCGGCTACCTGCTGTACGCCTACGGCTTCTCCGAGACGTACCTCGTCTTGACGCTCGTCACGCTCGCCGCCTTCGCCTTAGTGTACGCCTTCCTCCGCGACAACCCCGGCGGCCGGAAGGACCCCGAGGACGCGGGCGGGATCGAGACGTTCCGGTCGCTTCTCGGACTCCCAATGCTGCGCGCCCTCGTCTTCTTCCGGTTCACCTTCAGCGTCGGGAAGATGGCGGTGATCATCTTCCTCCCCATCTACGCGCGGACGTCGTTCGGCATCTCCGCGTTCGCCATCGGCTGGATCATGGCCGGCGGGAAGGCGACGAAGGCGCTCACGCAGGGGTTCGTCGGCGACCTCACCGACCGCTACGAGCGCACCTACCTGTTCGTCGCGGTCGGCGCGCTCCTGTACGGCGTCGGCACGGCGACGATCCCCCTCGCCGCGTACTTCGAGGGGACCGTCTCGCCGGTCACCGTCTCGTACCTCGGCGACTCCCAGACGCTCGGCGGGGCCTTCTTCGCGCTGTTCGGGGCCTACTCGCTTCTGGGGATCGCGGACTCGATCCGGCTGCCGGCGAGCATGTCGCTGTTCGTCAGCGAGGGGGAGGCGTACGACTCCGTCGCCAGCGCGATGAGCCTGCGGTCCGTCTCGTGGAAGGTCGGGCAGGTCGTCGGTCCGGTGCTGGTCGGCACCACGATGGACGGGACGAGCACCGAGACCGGGTTCCTGCTCGCGGCCGCGTTCATCGCGTTCGCGACGACCGGCTTCGCGTGGCAGGCGCGGAACGCCCACCGCGCCGCCCGGGATCCCGGACCCGCGGTCCCCGGCGACGACTGAGTCGCGGGGTCCGACGCGAACTCCGGCTCAGAGGGTGTAGTCGTCTTCGCCCGTCTCGGACTCCAAGAACGCCGTCAGAAGGTTGATCGTCGCCTCCACGTCGCCGCCGTCGGCGGTTTCGGTGACAGTGTGGAGGTACCGCGTCGGGATCGAGATCGCGCCGACGGGCTTCGCCCCCGCCGTGTTCTGGAACCCGGCCGTGTCGGTGCCGCCCGCGGGCAGCACCTCGTGTTGGTGGTCGATGTCCTCCGCTTCAGCCACGTCGGTGAGGCGACCGTGGACCTTCGGGCTGGTGATCACCGAGGAGTCCTTCAGCTTGACGGCCGCGCCCTCGCCGAGTTCGGTGACGGCGTCGGCCTCGTCGCCGATCTGGGGCACGTCGTTGGCGACGGTGACGTCTAAGGCGATCGCGAGGTCGGGGTCGATGTCGACGCCGAGCGCGGTCGCCCCCCGAATGCCGACCTCCTCCTGAACCGTCGCCGCGAAGTGGATCGTGGCGTCGGGCTCCTCGATTCGGTCGGCCGCTTCGAGCATCGCGAACAGGCAGATCCGGTCGTCGAGCGCCTTGCCCGTGATCCGGTCTCCCATCCGCGTCGTGGTCTGATCGAGGGTGACGAGGTCGCCGACGCTCACGAGGTCGTCGACCGCCTCGGCGTCGCGCCCGAGGTCGATGAAGACGTCTTTCACCTCGTCGTCCGTCTCCTGCTGTTCCTCCGTGAGCGTGTGCGGCGGGACGGAGCCGATGACGCCGGTCAGGTCCTCGTCGCCGTGGACGGTAACGCGCTGCGCGCGCAGCACGCGGGCGTCGAAGCCGCCGAGGGGGTCCACCTGAACGAACCCGTCGTCGGTGACGTGCCGGACCATGAACCCGATCTCGTCCATGTGGGCCGCCACGGCGACCGAGTAGTCCGCGTCGCCCTCGATCGTCCCGACGACGTTGCCCATCGCGTCGGTTCGGACGCGGTCGACCCTGTCGGCGAACTCGCGCCGGACGACCTCGCGGACGTCGTCCTCGTAGCCCGGGACGCCGCGGGCCTCGGTCAGCTCTCGGAGCAGGTCGAACTCGAAGTCGAACTCGTGTGCCATGTCCGTGACTGTCCGCGCCAGCGACAAAGGTCCGCAGGATCCGGCACGGCCGTCTGGCTTTAGTGAAAGCCGAATCATCGACGCCGGCGAGGCCCCGTCATTCGGATCTACGGTGATACTCCGATATTTAAATACGGTAAGCGGCCACGAAATATACTTATAAACATCAGCGGTGGCGCGTGCCTGCGAGCGGTCGCCCTCGGCGACCGCGAGTCAGCACGCGCGAGGGAGTCGACCGGTCGGAGCGAAGCGGAGGCCGGTCGACGAGGCTGGGGAGGCATGAGGCTGCGGTCGCGGTGTTGTGCGGGGCGGGACTCGAAGGGGCAGTCGCGAGGCGGATGGAGGCGACGCAAGCACCGCAGGAACGAGCAGCGCGAGTGACGAGGAGCACAGCGAGCGTCCATCCGCCTCGCGACTGGGGCTTCGGTGGTGTCCGTATTGATCTGCGATTTATAACCAGAAACGGCTCTGTTGAAATCCTATTCTTTAGGTATATTTCCGTCTGAAACAGCCAGTTGATGAGAGCTGCTTATAGGACGGGTGTTTCATGAGCCCTATCGGTGATGAAAACAGAGCCGTTGCTAGCGCGGTGAACACCTCCGAAGCCCCAGCCGCGAGGACTCCCGCGGCTCGTTGCGCTCCTCGTCGCTCACTGCGTTCGCTCCTGCGGTGCTTACGTCGCCGAGGAGCGTCCTCGCGGCTGGCCCTTCGAGTCCCACCCGACCGCACCGTACCACCTCACACCTCCCCAGCCTCGTCAGCGGCTCCCGCTGGTCGCCGCTGACTCCCTCGCGCGGTGCTCCTCACGGTCGCCTTCGGCGACCGCTCGGAGGCACGCGCCACCGCACCGCAGATCGGTCGTTCCTCTCCCTGTATTGGCCGCTGGGGGCACAGAACCCATCTCCTTTGACAGAGCCTCAGAAACGGCCACGTACGGCCGAGCAACTGGGGATTCGGCGGTGGCCAGCGTGGACCCGCTCTTTGTCCCTTATAACTGATCGGACGGAGCTTCGGCGACGTTTTCGCCCACCCACGCCGCGTACTCCGAGCGTCGTCGCGAGATAACAACCCTAAATAAGTTTACCGTTGTTCCGCAACCCTTTTGCGGGCGCTCGCGGGATGGAGTGTGTATGAGCGACGTGAGAGCGGAACTCCGCGAACAGTTCTTAGAGGCGTTCGGCGGCGCAGACTTCCCCGTCGAGAACCAGATGGACCTCGTCCCGGCGCTGCCGGACGGCCCCGCGACGAAGTTCGAAGCCGGCGACGTGAGCCTCACCGCCATGGAGATGGCGGCGAAGCTCGGCAGCGAACAGGAGTTCCCCTACGACACCGCCGAGGAACTCGTCGACGACATCCTCGACGGGCTGGAAGCGAAGGGGATGATCTGAGTCGGTCGGTTCGGAACCACTTTTTTTGCCGGCGATCCGCGGCACTCGAAGTCTCGTAGCCGCGACGCCGGCGGGAAGTTGATTACCGCGGAGCCGTTACGGCGGGTGTGTCCGCCGATCTCATCGGACTGCTGCCGCGGTGGGTCCTCTGGGGGATCGGTCTCGGGGGCGTCGCCACCGCAGTCGTCGCGGTCGCGTTCTACCTCGGCGACCGGTTCGCTCCGCCCCGCGCCGCGGCGACCGGCCGCCGTGGTGCCGCCGGCGACGAGCGCCGCCGCCGCGAGATCCGGACGTACCTGAACGCGGCCGGTGAACGCTTCGATGAGGACCACGCGTTCGGCGGCGTTTCGGTCCCCTTCTATCTCCCCGAGCGCGGCGTCGCCATCACCTTCGACGCGCACGACTACTTCCGGCTGGAGGGCGAGGGCGTCTACACGGTCCTCTGTGAACACGAGATGCCGGGCCGCGGGCTCGGCCGCCGGCTTCCGTTCGACGTCGACGAACCCGACTGGGCGACGGGCGAGTCGACGGATTCGGGCGGCGGCCGATCCGGACGCTTCGGCGGCGACCGCTTCGGAACCGGACGGTCGGCCGGGCGCGGACCGACCGGACGCGGACCGACCGGGCGCGGTTCCCCCGGGCGAGCCGACCCCGTCGGCGACGCCTTCGACGAACTCGGTCTCGACCGCGACGCCGACCTCGACGCGGTGAAGGGTGCCTACCGAGAGCGCGTCAAGGAGACTCACCCGGACCAAGGCGGCGACGAGGAGTCGTTCCGGCGCGTCCGCGAGGCGTACGCGACCGCCCGCAACCACGCCGACGGCGACGCCGACCGCCGCCGCGAGCGGTCGACCGGGTACGGACGGTGACGCGGTCGGACGCCGACGCCGGAGGCGGACCCGCGTTCCCGGATGTCGCGTTCGCGGAGCGGGGCGTCTACCTCCCCGCGGCCGACGCGCTCGTCGTCGCCGACCTCCACGTCGGCCGCGCCGAGGCGTCCGCCGTCTCGTTCCCGCTCGGCGAGCGCGGCGACCTCCGCGACCGGTTCGGCGCGCTCCTCGACCGGTTTGACCCCGCGACGGCGGTCGTCGCAGGCGATGTCGTTCACGCGTTCGACCGGGTCACCGACCGCGCCGTCGAGACCTTGGAGGCGCTCCGCGAGGCGTGTTCGGATCGAGGGGCGGACCTCGAACTCGTCGCCGGCAACCACGACACCGCGCTCGCGGACGCGTGGGGCGGGACCGTCCGGGAGGCGTACGTCGTCGAGGAGGCCGCCGCGGCCGGGTTGGAGAGTCGCACCAGTGCGGGCGAACCTGAAACGCGCACCACCGTGATCTGTCACGGCCACGAACCGCCGTCGGTCACGGCCGACCGGTACGTGATCGGGCACGTCCACCCGACGATCGAGATAGAGGGCGACCGCCGGCCCTGCTTCCTCCGCGGTCCCGGGACGTACCGCGGTGCCGACGTGCTGCTGTTGCCCGCGTTCACCCGGCTCGCCGCCGGCGTCCCGGTCAACGACGCGGCGACCGCGGGCCTCGATTCTCCTCTCGTCGACGACGCGGCCGCCCTCGCGCCCGTCGTGTACGACCCCGACGGCGGGGAGCCGCTCCGGTTCCCGCCGCTCGGGGCGTTCCGCGACCTGTTGTGAACGCTTTTACCCGCCCGTGTCAATTGTGACCTATGAACACGGAGAACGCCTGCCTCGGCTGCGGCGAACCGTTCGACTGGGACGACGGGGTGTGCCCGGCGTGCGGCTGGGACCGCGACGAGTGGGCCGCCTCTGGCCGACACGGGTTGGAGAAGGAGGGGCACGGCGAGCCCGAGGCGGACGAGTCGACCGGCGGGGCCGGCGGCGGGCTCGGCGGTCTCGGACCGATCCGCTGACCGCGGCTCAGTCGTCGACGCCGGCCGTCCACGTCGAGGTGAACTCGTCGACGTCGCCGTCGTACGACGACCGGTCGAACGACGGGGACCCGGAGCCGTCCGGGCCCTCGGACCCGTGGCGCGCGCGGTGGAGCGCGTCGCACACGGCCCCCTGTCCGCCCATGTTCACGGTCGCGAGCCGGGACCGCTTCTGGACCACGTCCAGCTGATCTACCGGGATCGGCTCTCCTTCCGGCGTCAGGAACAGCGTGTCGTCGGAGTCAGTCACGCGCCCGCTCGTCGTGACGCGGTCGAGGTAATCGGCGATCGGCTCGGCGTCGACGACGACGGACAGCCCGCCGAGGTCGACGTGCGCCTCGTCGCCGGCGACCGTCACGTCGGCGCGGACGAGCGAGACGACCTGTCCGGGGTCGACGGCGGCGTCGAGCAGCGTCCGGACCGCCTCGCGCTGTCTGGACACCCGAGCCTTGTCGGCGATGGCGGCCCGGACCGAGGCAACGTCGCCGTCCGCATCCGGGAACGTCTCGCCGAACCCGTCGCGGGCGTTCACGCCGGCGGTTATCTCCTCGCCGTGCATGTGGTCGCACAGCACGATCCGACTCTCGCGGACCCAGTCGAGCGACTCGACCTCGTCGCGGGCGTCGGTCGCCATCATCCACGCGAAGGCGGGCGAACACCACGCGGTCGGGAGGGTGAACCGGACCTCGACGCGGCCGCCGTCGACCTCGATCGCGTCGACGTAGTCGAGTTCGACGATGGACCGAGCGAGTTCCGGGTCCTCGACGCGGTCCAGTCGGCTCCTGACCCCCGCCGGTCGGCCGGTCGGACCGCCGCTCCTGTCCCCCTCGCTCTCGGCGTCGCCTCCGGGACCGGCACCCGCGTCGCCGGTCGGGTCTGCGCTGCTCCCGGACATCAGTCCGCCGCGGCCCCCGCGTCGCCGCCGTAGTGGTCGGCCAGGTCGAACCGTTCGGTGATGTCGTCGTCCCGGAACTGGCGTTTCTTCTCCTCGATGTCGATGTCGTACAGCTCCGCGGCGTTCTCGCCCATGATCTTCTTCATGGTGTCGACGTCGAGCTCCACCCCGTACTCGTCTCGCTGCTCGTCGGTGAGCTCCGCGTTCATCACCTGATCGACGAGCCAGTCCGGGTTCCATAAGGCGTAGTCGGAGCCGAACAGGACCCGGTCCTCGCCGAGCCAGAAGAGGAGTTCGCCCATGATCTCGCCGAACTTCCGCTCCCGGTGCGTCGACATCGCCGACGCGACCGCGAGCCCGCCGTACACGTTCGGTTCTTGCGCCGCGATCCAACAGAAGTCGTCGAGCCGCGGAAGACCGACGTGGTTGACGATGAAGTTGAGCTCCGGGAACGACGAGGCGGCGTCGTCGATGTCCTTCACGTCGAACGCGTCGCGGTTGAGTGGGCGGATCGTCGGCCCCTTGTGGGCGTTGATGTTCTCGATGCCGAGTTCCGAACACTTCTCTAGGAACTCGAAGGCGTCGTCGCTGTCGAGCCGCCACCCCTTCGATTCGCCGCGCCACTCGGCGGTGTACAGCTTCACGCCGGGGATGTCGTACTCCTCTTTGAGGTGTTCGAGGTATCGGAGCCCCTCCTCGCCGTCGCGCGGGTCGAAGCTCCCGTTCAAGACGAAGCGCTCCGGGTACTCCTCGGCGAGTTCGGCGTTCTGCTCCGTCGTGTTGAACCCCTCGTCGTAGAAGTCGTCGAGGTACGTCGGCTGGAAGATCGCCATGTCGGCGGCCGCGTTCCCGAACAGGTCGTCGGTCATCTTGTCGGCACCGTAGTGTCGATACGTATCGATGTCCCACTGCTCTTCTTCGGGCGTGAATCCGGTATGGTAGTCGTAGAAACACTGGAGGAACTGCTCGCCCCCCTCGTGAATGATGTTCTCCTGCCGGGCGTCCCACATGTGGACGTGCCCGTCGATGACGAATATCTCCTCGCCGTCTATCTCGTACATACGAAATACCATGTGGTGTGTAAACACATAACTATAAGGATTATTCAGTACTATTACTGTTACACAATCGAGTTTCTTTTGCGACGGCCCGCGGCCGCCCGGCGGCCGTGCCAATCCGTAACGAACGTTTATGATGGCGGGCTGAGTGTGTGTCGCGTATGGAAGCAGCCAGACTCCACGAGTACACGGACGACATGAGCGAGGGGCTCGCCATCGACGAGGTCGACCGCCCGGCGGCGACCGGACCGGACGACGTGATCGTCGAGGTCGAGGGGGCTGGGTGGTGTCAGACTGACAACCACATCATCGAGGGGATGTGGGCGGAGTACGTCCCGCAGGAGCTCCCGATGACGCTGGGCCACGAGAACGCCGGAACGGTCGTCGAGACGGGCGACGACGTCGACCTCGTCTCCCCGGGCGACCCGGTGATCTGCCATCCGGTCCAGACCTGCGGCACGTGTCGCCCCTGCCGGCTCGGCGAGACGATGTACTGCGAGAACGACGCGTTCAACGGGCTCACCACGGACGGCGGCTTCGCCGAGTACCTCCACACCAGCGAGCGCTCGGTGATCCCGCTGCCGAGCGGGGTCGACCCCGTCGACATCGCTCCCCACGCCGACGCCGGCATCACCGCGTACCACGCCGTCAAGA belongs to Halorubrum sp. DM2 and includes:
- a CDS encoding MFS transporter gives rise to the protein MAQFGNSVRLLGDREFAALAGTAFARSQAYSTILIALALYADLFGTTGFVEGLFGTAFAVVQLVIVLPLGRWVDTGNAKRWLLGGFLVNVAVFVGFALVDSSVHVILVRMVQGLGASVLWITGATVIGEISPDDERGRWLGSYNQFASFSSLAGDLVGGYLLYAYGFSETYLVLTLVTLAAFALVYAFLRDNPGGRKDPEDAGGIETFRSLLGLPMLRALVFFRFTFSVGKMAVIIFLPIYARTSFGISAFAIGWIMAGGKATKALTQGFVGDLTDRYERTYLFVAVGALLYGVGTATIPLAAYFEGTVSPVTVSYLGDSQTLGGAFFALFGAYSLLGIADSIRLPASMSLFVSEGEAYDSVASAMSLRSVSWKVGQVVGPVLVGTTMDGTSTETGFLLAAAFIAFATTGFAWQARNAHRAARDPGPAVPGDD
- a CDS encoding M42 family metallopeptidase; its protein translation is MAHEFDFEFDLLRELTEARGVPGYEDDVREVVRREFADRVDRVRTDAMGNVVGTIEGDADYSVAVAAHMDEIGFMVRHVTDDGFVQVDPLGGFDARVLRAQRVTVHGDEDLTGVIGSVPPHTLTEEQQETDDEVKDVFIDLGRDAEAVDDLVSVGDLVTLDQTTTRMGDRITGKALDDRICLFAMLEAADRIEEPDATIHFAATVQEEVGIRGATALGVDIDPDLAIALDVTVANDVPQIGDEADAVTELGEGAAVKLKDSSVITSPKVHGRLTDVAEAEDIDHQHEVLPAGGTDTAGFQNTAGAKPVGAISIPTRYLHTVTETADGGDVEATINLLTAFLESETGEDDYTL
- a CDS encoding MTH865 family protein; this encodes MSDVRAELREQFLEAFGGADFPVENQMDLVPALPDGPATKFEAGDVSLTAMEMAAKLGSEQEFPYDTAEELVDDILDGLEAKGMI
- a CDS encoding J domain-containing protein is translated as MSADLIGLLPRWVLWGIGLGGVATAVVAVAFYLGDRFAPPRAAATGRRGAAGDERRRREIRTYLNAAGERFDEDHAFGGVSVPFYLPERGVAITFDAHDYFRLEGEGVYTVLCEHEMPGRGLGRRLPFDVDEPDWATGESTDSGGGRSGRFGGDRFGTGRSAGRGPTGRGPTGRGSPGRADPVGDAFDELGLDRDADLDAVKGAYRERVKETHPDQGGDEESFRRVREAYATARNHADGDADRRRERSTGYGR
- a CDS encoding metallophosphoesterase → MTRSDADAGGGPAFPDVAFAERGVYLPAADALVVADLHVGRAEASAVSFPLGERGDLRDRFGALLDRFDPATAVVAGDVVHAFDRVTDRAVETLEALREACSDRGADLELVAGNHDTALADAWGGTVREAYVVEEAAAAGLESRTSAGEPETRTTVICHGHEPPSVTADRYVIGHVHPTIEIEGDRRPCFLRGPGTYRGADVLLLPAFTRLAAGVPVNDAATAGLDSPLVDDAAALAPVVYDPDGGEPLRFPPLGAFRDLL
- a CDS encoding iron-sulfur cluster assembly protein: MSGSSADPTGDAGAGPGGDAESEGDRSGGPTGRPAGVRSRLDRVEDPELARSIVELDYVDAIEVDGGRVEVRFTLPTAWCSPAFAWMMATDARDEVESLDWVRESRIVLCDHMHGEEITAGVNARDGFGETFPDADGDVASVRAAIADKARVSRQREAVRTLLDAAVDPGQVVSLVRADVTVAGDEAHVDLGGLSVVVDAEPIADYLDRVTTSGRVTDSDDTLFLTPEGEPIPVDQLDVVQKRSRLATVNMGGQGAVCDALHRARHGSEGPDGSGSPSFDRSSYDGDVDEFTSTWTAGVDD
- a CDS encoding amidohydrolase family protein, whose amino-acid sequence is MYEIDGEEIFVIDGHVHMWDARQENIIHEGGEQFLQCFYDYHTGFTPEEEQWDIDTYRHYGADKMTDDLFGNAAADMAIFQPTYLDDFYDEGFNTTEQNAELAEEYPERFVLNGSFDPRDGEEGLRYLEHLKEEYDIPGVKLYTAEWRGESKGWRLDSDDAFEFLEKCSELGIENINAHKGPTIRPLNRDAFDVKDIDDAASSFPELNFIVNHVGLPRLDDFCWIAAQEPNVYGGLAVASAMSTHRERKFGEIMGELLFWLGEDRVLFGSDYALWNPDWLVDQVMNAELTDEQRDEYGVELDVDTMKKIMGENAAELYDIDIEEKKRQFRDDDITERFDLADHYGGDAGAAAD